The following proteins are co-located in the Phragmites australis chromosome 10, lpPhrAust1.1, whole genome shotgun sequence genome:
- the LOC133930497 gene encoding 1-phosphatidylinositol-3-phosphate 5-kinase FAB1B-like isoform X2, translated as MGVPVAQKSDSWIAELAMTDCCDGGESGGLGGRPINGGRGGAVEQPESGTDRSPVSPSERVCTPPASRLAGWRRFSSPGPLRCTTPRSVGYEDGEDSERYFSPQSEFSQDTSDTDSMSTSISRMYTFRLGTSSPGDSPLKQSGVGDTSPPSRRSGHSGQYSPSYPWNFGRGSDDVDSSFMNSPPRDDEQNKDVVQPIDFESNQHIWYPPPPQDEGDDLENGFFEYDEDDYNDICDEKVFEHVNHGYGDDDDLLGIKGKHNIAHKEFLRNSLHGHFRALVSQLLQGHGIDPVDGWSDIVSSLAWQAATFVRPDTSTGGSMDPTDYVKVKCVASGNPNDSTFIKGVVCSKNVKHKRMVSKHENPRLLLLGGALELQKVTNKLASINSILEQEKEYLKNAVAKIEAQRPHVLLVEKSVPLYAQQILAKDISLVLNVKRSLLERISHCTGAQIASSIENITSARLGQCQTFWIERVTECSSPKTSNKKSVKTLMFFDGCPRRLGCTVLLRGKSYEELKKVKLAVQFALFAAYHLSLETSYLADEGATLPKIPSSLQLEKQNLSSSCCQQNYKKFQTIDNRTFRNGGIMPCIDGSLKFLSANQSQTRANLSHEGYVQSHSRTDLSQEEYTEGTIDMYPFATQASMYNGCLPTLGVAVQASKSLSTSVRKGTPPGLYCSHNVHRDEMVGGILRVESDLDNGWHQMSDEDRVVAIHDHNENHNEYFPTSENPQSILVSLSIACPLRGIVCKQSQLFRIKFYGTFDKPLGRYFREDLFVQTSCCESCKEPAESHVRCYTHQQGSLTISVRTLASVKLPGEHDGKIWMWHRCLRCKPKDGIPPATQRVVMSDAARGLSFGKFLELSFSNHTTANRIARCGHSLQRDCLRFYGFGSMVAVFRYSPVHILSVNLPPSVLDFTYPIAQDWVIKEAACVARRTEQFYREIVDKLGCIEEIVNAQNVRMKSGLYKHVTDLKDLIKVEWKKYDVLLGFASINNLQTYKPTMDVLELNRLRRELVIDAHIWDRRLYMMHSLTKENCCTVPSDAQSPEKPTDNLLEDSNAVISSKHGNTENSLEHTQSGILAVAAESGKPLLTREQNMSASHLGFTTNILGEVSLQSIEGYARSAGCGYALGPCEIQSEGVLADELKTEKTLQKSESSASNLSDRIDLAWTGSSEFVNDPSKCSMEALPVIPAALKDDPSSQKVIVPVRIKSFDSAVTSRNRLLPVDDSNASIRRSYSQRPPKAIERTGGGLSPTFMNRLSLFGMMDGEGRLLLPQNASDVVVPVYDDEPSSMIAHAMTVPEYHNFLLPLIDEHNELERSSVLNYLDQDSTSRNYSDGSMRSYGSDQPQPVIGNDSKDTHLTVLFEDEDSYSVEKAKFSVTCYFAKQFDAIRRKCCPDELDYIRSLSRCKRWGAQGGKSNVYFAKTLDDRFVIKQVTRTELDSFEDYAAEYFKYLTESVSSGSPTCLAKVLGLYQVVAKNLRDGKELKMDVMVMENLFFKRKVSRIYDLKGSLRSRYNPDTSGNNKVLLDLNLLETLHTKPIFLGSKAKRRLERAVWNDTSFLASVDVMDYSLLVGIDEESKELVMGIIDYLRQYTWDKQLETWVKASRFLGGSKDVLPTIISPDQYKKRFRKAMSKYFFTLPDQWSP; from the exons ATGGGAGTGCCCGTCGCGCAGAAGTCCGATTCTTGGATTGCGGAGCTTGCGATGACGGACTGCTGCGACGGCGGTGAGAGCGGCGGCCTCGGTGGCCGGCCTATTAACGGAGGCCGAGGTGGTGCCGTAGAGCAGCCTGAGTCTGGCACAGATAGGTCTCCAGTGTCCCCGTCTGAGCGTGTTTGTACGCCGCCTGCATCGAGGCTGGCCGGGTGGAGGCGCTTCTCGTCACCTGGTCCTCTCCGATGTACAACACCGAG GAGCGTAGGGTACGAAGATGGTGAGGACTCGGAGCGGTATTTCTCCCCGCAGAGTGAGTTTTCTCAAGACACATCCGATACGGATTCGATGAGCACAAGTATCAGTAGGATGTACACCTTCAGGTTGGGTACTTCGAGCCCAGGAGATAGTCCTCTGAAACAATCAGGAGTAGGAGACACAAGTCCTCCCTCCAGGAGGAGTGGCCATTCTGGCCAATATTCTCCTAGCTATCCTTGGAATTTTGGGCGGGGATCAGATGATGTCGATTCTAGCTTTATGAATTCGCCACCTCGTGATGATGAACAGAATAAAGATGTTGTACAACCAATTGATTTTGAGAGTAATCAGCACATTTGGTATCCACCACCACCTCAGGATGAGGGCGATGATCTTGAAAATGGTTTTTTTGAATATGACGAGGATGATTACAATGATATTTGTGATGAGAAGGTCTTTGAACATGTTAACCATGGttatggtgatgatgatgatttacTGGGGATCAAAGGAAAACATAATATAGCTCATAAAGAGTTCTTGAGGAATTCTTTACATGGGCATTTCAGGGCTCTAGTGTCCCAATTACTCCAAGGACATGGAATTGATCCTGTGGATGGCTGGTCAGACATAGTGTCCTCATTAGCATGGCAAGCAGCTACCTTTGTTAGGCCAGACACGAGCACAGGTGGTAGCATGGATCCCACCGACTATGTCAAAGTCAAATGTGTAGCATCAGGAAATCCAAATGATAG TACTTTCATTAAAGGTGTTGTTTGTTCTAAGAATGTAAAACATAAACGCATGGTATCAAAACATGAGAATCCTAGATTACTTCTTTTGGGTGGAGCACTGGAACTCCAAAAAGTCACGAACAAACTAGCGTCAATAAACAGCATTCTTGAACAG GAAAAGGAATATCTTAAGAATGCTGTTGCAAAGATAGAGGCCCAACGACCTCATGTCTTGCTGGTTGAAAAAAGTGTGCCATTGTATGCTCAACAGATTCTTGCAAAAGATATCTCTTTAGTGTTGAATGTCAAGAGATCACTTCTGGAAAGGATATCACACTGCACAGGTGCTCAAATTGCATCATCCATTGAAAATATCACTTCAGCAAGGCTCGGACAATGCCAAACATTCTGGATCGAGAGAGTTACAGAATGTTCGTCACCAAAGACCTCGAACAAAAAATCTGTCAAGACACTGATGTTTTTTGATGGTTGTCCAAGACGCTTGGGGTGCACG GTCCTTCTTAGGGGCAAATCCTACGAAGAGTTAAAGAAGGTCAAACTTGCTGTACAGTTTGCTTTATTTGCGGCATACCACTTATCACTCGAGACCTCATATCTTGCCGATGAAGGTGCAACGTTACCAAAGATCCCTTCAAGCCTTCAACTCGAGAAGCAGAATTTATCCTCAAGCTGTTGTCAGCAGAATTATAAGAAATTTCAAACCATTGACAATAGAACTTTCAGAAATGGTGGCATTATGCCTTGCATTGATGGTTCTTTAAAATTTCTTTCTGCAAATCAATCTCAGACAAGAGCTAATTTAAGTCATGAGGGATATGTACAATCTCATTCAAGAACTGACTTAAGTCAGGAAGAATACACTGAAGGAACTATTGACATGTACCCTTTTGCCACACAAGCTTCTATGTATAATGGCTGCCTACCAACTCTAGGCGTAGCTGTTCAGGCATCCAAAAGTTTATCCACCAGTGTCAGAAAAGGGACACCACCAGGTTTATATTGTTCTCATAATGTTCACAGAGATGAAATGGTTGGTGGAATTTTGAGGGTCGAAAGTGACTTGGACAATGGTTGGCATCAAATGTCAGATGAAGACCGTGTAGTAGCAATACATGATCATAATGAGAATCACAATGAATATTTCCCAACATCTGAAAATCCACAGAGCATTTTGGTTTCCCTGTCAATTGCATGCCCTCTGAGAGGAATTGTATGCAAGCAATCTCAGCTCTTTCGCATAAAGTTCTATGGTACCTTTGATAAACCACTTGGAAGATACTTCCGTGAAGATTTATTTGTTCAG ACATCATGCTGCGAATCTTGCAAGGAGCCTGCAGAATCTCACGTACGATGTTACACTCATCAACAAGGCAGTCTCACAATCAGCGTTCGAACTCTTGCATCTGTCAAGTTACCTGGGGAGCATGATGGGAAGATATGGATGTGGCATAGGTGCCTAAGGTGCAAACCAAAAGATGGAATCCCTCCAGCCACACAAAGGGTTGTCATGTCAGATGCCGCACGTGGACTATCTTTCGGGAAGTTTTTGGAACTTAGCTTTTCGAATCACACGACAGCCAATCGAATTGCCCGCTGTGGACACTCCCTCCAGAGGGACTGTCTTCGTTTTTATGG GTTTGGCAGCATGGTCGCTGTCTTCCGTTATTCTCCAGTACACATTCTGTCTGTCAACTTGCCGCCCTCAGTATTGGACTTTACATATCCAATAGCTCAAGATTGGGTCATCAAAGAGGCTGCTTGT GTAGCAAGGAGGACAGAACAGTTTTAcagggagattgttgacaaactTGGCTGCATCGAAGAGATAGTAAATGCCCAAAACGTGAGAATGAAGTCAGGCTTGTATAAACATGTTACCGATCTTAAGGATTTGATTAAAGTCGAGTGGAAGAAGTACGAC GTTTTGTTGGGGTTTGCTAGCATAAATAACTTGCAGACATATAAACCAACAATGGATGTTCTAGAGCTCAATCGCCTGAGACGAGAGCTTGTAATTGATGCTCACATATGGGATCGAAGACTGTACATGATGCACTCCCTCACAAAGGAAAACTGCTGTACTGTGCCATCTGATGCACAATCTCCTGAGAAGCCTACCGACAATTTGTTAGAAGACTCAAATGCTGTGATATCCAGTAAACATGGGAATACCGAGAATTCACTGGAACATACTCAGTCAGGTATATTGGCAGTGGCCGCAGAATCAGGGAAACCATTGCTCACAAGGGAACAGAACATGAGTGCATCACATTTGGGGTTTACAACCAACATTTTAGGTGAGGTATCTCTGCAGTCTATTGAAGGCTATGCTAGATCAGCTGGTTGCGGTTATGCCTTGGGCCCATGTGAAATACAGAGTGAAGGAGTGCTGGCTGATGAACTTAAGACTGAAAAGACTTTGCAGAAGTCAGAATCTTCTGCCTCCAATCTTTCTGACAGAATTGACCTAGCTTGGACTGGCTCTAGTGAGTTTGTTAATGATCCATCAAAATGTAGCATGGAGGCACTTCCAGTCATACCTGCTGCTCTGAAAGATGATCCCTCATCCCAGAAGGTTATAGTGCCAGTTAGAATCAAATCATTCGATTCTGCTGTCACTTCCAGAAATAGGTTATTGCCTGTTGACGATTCAAATGCAAGCATAAGAAGATCTTATTCTCAAAGGCCTCCAAAGGCTATTGAGAGAACTGGTGGGGGCCTGTCTCCAACATTCATGAATAGGCTGTCACTTTTTGGTATGATGGATGGTGAGGGTCGATTGCTTCTACCTCAAAATGCCTCAGATGTGGTTGTTCCAGTTTATGATGATGAGCCATCTAGCATGATAGCACATGCCATGACCGTTCCAGAATATCATAACTTCTTGTTGCCACTGATTGATGAGCATAATGAATTGGAAAGATCCAGTGTATTGAATTATCTGGATCAGGATTCTACTTCTAGGAACTACTCAGATGGATCAATGCGGAGCTATGGTTCTGACCAGCCTCAACCTGTAATTGGAAATGATTCTAAGGACACCCATCTGACAGTTTTGTTTGAGGATGAAGATTCATATTCTGTGGAAAAAGCAAAATTTTCTGTGACGTGTTATTTTGCAAAGCAGTTTGATGCAATCAGAAGAAAGTGTTGTCCAGATGAGCTGGACTATATCCGTTCTCTGAGTCGCTGCAAGAGATGGGGTGCCCAAGGTGGTAAGAGTAATGTCTACTTTGCCAAAACACTAGATGACAGATTTGTTATAAAGCAAGTGACCCGGACAGAGTTGGATTCATTTGAGGACTATGCTGCAGAGTACTTCAAATATTTAACAGAATCAGTATCTTCTGGAAGCCCAACCTGCCTCGCTAAAGTCCTTGGTCTTTACCAG GTTGTTGCCAAGAATTTGAGAGATGGAAAGGAGCTGAAGATGGATGTAATGGTCATGGAAAATCTTTTTTTCAAGAGGAAGGTATCAAGAATATATGACCTAAAAGGCTCGTTGCGTTCCCGCTACAACCCTGATACCTCAGGGAACAACAAGGTTCTCTTGGATCTGAATTTATTAGAGACACTTCACACAAAGCCCATTTTTCTTGGAAGCAAAGCAAAAAGAAGGCTGGAGCGAGCTGTGTGGAATGACACTTCTTTTCTGGCT TCGGTGGATGTGATGGACTACTCTCTTCTAGTTGGCATTGATGAAGAAAGTAAAGAGCTTGTGATGGGGATCATCGACTACCTTCGGCAATACACATGGGACAAACAACTAGAGACTTGGGTGAAGGCGTCAAGATTCCTGGGTGGCTCCAAAGATGTTCTGCCGACAATCATATCCCCGGATCAGTACAAGAAGAGGTTTCGGAAGGCTATGTCGAAGTACTTCTTCACTCTCCCTGACCAATGGTCACCTTGA
- the LOC133930497 gene encoding 1-phosphatidylinositol-3-phosphate 5-kinase FAB1B-like isoform X1 translates to MGVPVAQKSDSWIAELAMTDCCDGGESGGLGGRPINGGRGGAVEQPESGTDRSPVSPSERVCTPPASRLAGWRRFSSPGPLRCTTPSGCRSVGYEDGEDSERYFSPQSEFSQDTSDTDSMSTSISRMYTFRLGTSSPGDSPLKQSGVGDTSPPSRRSGHSGQYSPSYPWNFGRGSDDVDSSFMNSPPRDDEQNKDVVQPIDFESNQHIWYPPPPQDEGDDLENGFFEYDEDDYNDICDEKVFEHVNHGYGDDDDLLGIKGKHNIAHKEFLRNSLHGHFRALVSQLLQGHGIDPVDGWSDIVSSLAWQAATFVRPDTSTGGSMDPTDYVKVKCVASGNPNDSTFIKGVVCSKNVKHKRMVSKHENPRLLLLGGALELQKVTNKLASINSILEQEKEYLKNAVAKIEAQRPHVLLVEKSVPLYAQQILAKDISLVLNVKRSLLERISHCTGAQIASSIENITSARLGQCQTFWIERVTECSSPKTSNKKSVKTLMFFDGCPRRLGCTVLLRGKSYEELKKVKLAVQFALFAAYHLSLETSYLADEGATLPKIPSSLQLEKQNLSSSCCQQNYKKFQTIDNRTFRNGGIMPCIDGSLKFLSANQSQTRANLSHEGYVQSHSRTDLSQEEYTEGTIDMYPFATQASMYNGCLPTLGVAVQASKSLSTSVRKGTPPGLYCSHNVHRDEMVGGILRVESDLDNGWHQMSDEDRVVAIHDHNENHNEYFPTSENPQSILVSLSIACPLRGIVCKQSQLFRIKFYGTFDKPLGRYFREDLFVQTSCCESCKEPAESHVRCYTHQQGSLTISVRTLASVKLPGEHDGKIWMWHRCLRCKPKDGIPPATQRVVMSDAARGLSFGKFLELSFSNHTTANRIARCGHSLQRDCLRFYGFGSMVAVFRYSPVHILSVNLPPSVLDFTYPIAQDWVIKEAACVARRTEQFYREIVDKLGCIEEIVNAQNVRMKSGLYKHVTDLKDLIKVEWKKYDVLLGFASINNLQTYKPTMDVLELNRLRRELVIDAHIWDRRLYMMHSLTKENCCTVPSDAQSPEKPTDNLLEDSNAVISSKHGNTENSLEHTQSGILAVAAESGKPLLTREQNMSASHLGFTTNILGEVSLQSIEGYARSAGCGYALGPCEIQSEGVLADELKTEKTLQKSESSASNLSDRIDLAWTGSSEFVNDPSKCSMEALPVIPAALKDDPSSQKVIVPVRIKSFDSAVTSRNRLLPVDDSNASIRRSYSQRPPKAIERTGGGLSPTFMNRLSLFGMMDGEGRLLLPQNASDVVVPVYDDEPSSMIAHAMTVPEYHNFLLPLIDEHNELERSSVLNYLDQDSTSRNYSDGSMRSYGSDQPQPVIGNDSKDTHLTVLFEDEDSYSVEKAKFSVTCYFAKQFDAIRRKCCPDELDYIRSLSRCKRWGAQGGKSNVYFAKTLDDRFVIKQVTRTELDSFEDYAAEYFKYLTESVSSGSPTCLAKVLGLYQVVAKNLRDGKELKMDVMVMENLFFKRKVSRIYDLKGSLRSRYNPDTSGNNKVLLDLNLLETLHTKPIFLGSKAKRRLERAVWNDTSFLASVDVMDYSLLVGIDEESKELVMGIIDYLRQYTWDKQLETWVKASRFLGGSKDVLPTIISPDQYKKRFRKAMSKYFFTLPDQWSP, encoded by the exons ATGGGAGTGCCCGTCGCGCAGAAGTCCGATTCTTGGATTGCGGAGCTTGCGATGACGGACTGCTGCGACGGCGGTGAGAGCGGCGGCCTCGGTGGCCGGCCTATTAACGGAGGCCGAGGTGGTGCCGTAGAGCAGCCTGAGTCTGGCACAGATAGGTCTCCAGTGTCCCCGTCTGAGCGTGTTTGTACGCCGCCTGCATCGAGGCTGGCCGGGTGGAGGCGCTTCTCGTCACCTGGTCCTCTCCGATGTACAACACCGAG TGGATGTAGGAGCGTAGGGTACGAAGATGGTGAGGACTCGGAGCGGTATTTCTCCCCGCAGAGTGAGTTTTCTCAAGACACATCCGATACGGATTCGATGAGCACAAGTATCAGTAGGATGTACACCTTCAGGTTGGGTACTTCGAGCCCAGGAGATAGTCCTCTGAAACAATCAGGAGTAGGAGACACAAGTCCTCCCTCCAGGAGGAGTGGCCATTCTGGCCAATATTCTCCTAGCTATCCTTGGAATTTTGGGCGGGGATCAGATGATGTCGATTCTAGCTTTATGAATTCGCCACCTCGTGATGATGAACAGAATAAAGATGTTGTACAACCAATTGATTTTGAGAGTAATCAGCACATTTGGTATCCACCACCACCTCAGGATGAGGGCGATGATCTTGAAAATGGTTTTTTTGAATATGACGAGGATGATTACAATGATATTTGTGATGAGAAGGTCTTTGAACATGTTAACCATGGttatggtgatgatgatgatttacTGGGGATCAAAGGAAAACATAATATAGCTCATAAAGAGTTCTTGAGGAATTCTTTACATGGGCATTTCAGGGCTCTAGTGTCCCAATTACTCCAAGGACATGGAATTGATCCTGTGGATGGCTGGTCAGACATAGTGTCCTCATTAGCATGGCAAGCAGCTACCTTTGTTAGGCCAGACACGAGCACAGGTGGTAGCATGGATCCCACCGACTATGTCAAAGTCAAATGTGTAGCATCAGGAAATCCAAATGATAG TACTTTCATTAAAGGTGTTGTTTGTTCTAAGAATGTAAAACATAAACGCATGGTATCAAAACATGAGAATCCTAGATTACTTCTTTTGGGTGGAGCACTGGAACTCCAAAAAGTCACGAACAAACTAGCGTCAATAAACAGCATTCTTGAACAG GAAAAGGAATATCTTAAGAATGCTGTTGCAAAGATAGAGGCCCAACGACCTCATGTCTTGCTGGTTGAAAAAAGTGTGCCATTGTATGCTCAACAGATTCTTGCAAAAGATATCTCTTTAGTGTTGAATGTCAAGAGATCACTTCTGGAAAGGATATCACACTGCACAGGTGCTCAAATTGCATCATCCATTGAAAATATCACTTCAGCAAGGCTCGGACAATGCCAAACATTCTGGATCGAGAGAGTTACAGAATGTTCGTCACCAAAGACCTCGAACAAAAAATCTGTCAAGACACTGATGTTTTTTGATGGTTGTCCAAGACGCTTGGGGTGCACG GTCCTTCTTAGGGGCAAATCCTACGAAGAGTTAAAGAAGGTCAAACTTGCTGTACAGTTTGCTTTATTTGCGGCATACCACTTATCACTCGAGACCTCATATCTTGCCGATGAAGGTGCAACGTTACCAAAGATCCCTTCAAGCCTTCAACTCGAGAAGCAGAATTTATCCTCAAGCTGTTGTCAGCAGAATTATAAGAAATTTCAAACCATTGACAATAGAACTTTCAGAAATGGTGGCATTATGCCTTGCATTGATGGTTCTTTAAAATTTCTTTCTGCAAATCAATCTCAGACAAGAGCTAATTTAAGTCATGAGGGATATGTACAATCTCATTCAAGAACTGACTTAAGTCAGGAAGAATACACTGAAGGAACTATTGACATGTACCCTTTTGCCACACAAGCTTCTATGTATAATGGCTGCCTACCAACTCTAGGCGTAGCTGTTCAGGCATCCAAAAGTTTATCCACCAGTGTCAGAAAAGGGACACCACCAGGTTTATATTGTTCTCATAATGTTCACAGAGATGAAATGGTTGGTGGAATTTTGAGGGTCGAAAGTGACTTGGACAATGGTTGGCATCAAATGTCAGATGAAGACCGTGTAGTAGCAATACATGATCATAATGAGAATCACAATGAATATTTCCCAACATCTGAAAATCCACAGAGCATTTTGGTTTCCCTGTCAATTGCATGCCCTCTGAGAGGAATTGTATGCAAGCAATCTCAGCTCTTTCGCATAAAGTTCTATGGTACCTTTGATAAACCACTTGGAAGATACTTCCGTGAAGATTTATTTGTTCAG ACATCATGCTGCGAATCTTGCAAGGAGCCTGCAGAATCTCACGTACGATGTTACACTCATCAACAAGGCAGTCTCACAATCAGCGTTCGAACTCTTGCATCTGTCAAGTTACCTGGGGAGCATGATGGGAAGATATGGATGTGGCATAGGTGCCTAAGGTGCAAACCAAAAGATGGAATCCCTCCAGCCACACAAAGGGTTGTCATGTCAGATGCCGCACGTGGACTATCTTTCGGGAAGTTTTTGGAACTTAGCTTTTCGAATCACACGACAGCCAATCGAATTGCCCGCTGTGGACACTCCCTCCAGAGGGACTGTCTTCGTTTTTATGG GTTTGGCAGCATGGTCGCTGTCTTCCGTTATTCTCCAGTACACATTCTGTCTGTCAACTTGCCGCCCTCAGTATTGGACTTTACATATCCAATAGCTCAAGATTGGGTCATCAAAGAGGCTGCTTGT GTAGCAAGGAGGACAGAACAGTTTTAcagggagattgttgacaaactTGGCTGCATCGAAGAGATAGTAAATGCCCAAAACGTGAGAATGAAGTCAGGCTTGTATAAACATGTTACCGATCTTAAGGATTTGATTAAAGTCGAGTGGAAGAAGTACGAC GTTTTGTTGGGGTTTGCTAGCATAAATAACTTGCAGACATATAAACCAACAATGGATGTTCTAGAGCTCAATCGCCTGAGACGAGAGCTTGTAATTGATGCTCACATATGGGATCGAAGACTGTACATGATGCACTCCCTCACAAAGGAAAACTGCTGTACTGTGCCATCTGATGCACAATCTCCTGAGAAGCCTACCGACAATTTGTTAGAAGACTCAAATGCTGTGATATCCAGTAAACATGGGAATACCGAGAATTCACTGGAACATACTCAGTCAGGTATATTGGCAGTGGCCGCAGAATCAGGGAAACCATTGCTCACAAGGGAACAGAACATGAGTGCATCACATTTGGGGTTTACAACCAACATTTTAGGTGAGGTATCTCTGCAGTCTATTGAAGGCTATGCTAGATCAGCTGGTTGCGGTTATGCCTTGGGCCCATGTGAAATACAGAGTGAAGGAGTGCTGGCTGATGAACTTAAGACTGAAAAGACTTTGCAGAAGTCAGAATCTTCTGCCTCCAATCTTTCTGACAGAATTGACCTAGCTTGGACTGGCTCTAGTGAGTTTGTTAATGATCCATCAAAATGTAGCATGGAGGCACTTCCAGTCATACCTGCTGCTCTGAAAGATGATCCCTCATCCCAGAAGGTTATAGTGCCAGTTAGAATCAAATCATTCGATTCTGCTGTCACTTCCAGAAATAGGTTATTGCCTGTTGACGATTCAAATGCAAGCATAAGAAGATCTTATTCTCAAAGGCCTCCAAAGGCTATTGAGAGAACTGGTGGGGGCCTGTCTCCAACATTCATGAATAGGCTGTCACTTTTTGGTATGATGGATGGTGAGGGTCGATTGCTTCTACCTCAAAATGCCTCAGATGTGGTTGTTCCAGTTTATGATGATGAGCCATCTAGCATGATAGCACATGCCATGACCGTTCCAGAATATCATAACTTCTTGTTGCCACTGATTGATGAGCATAATGAATTGGAAAGATCCAGTGTATTGAATTATCTGGATCAGGATTCTACTTCTAGGAACTACTCAGATGGATCAATGCGGAGCTATGGTTCTGACCAGCCTCAACCTGTAATTGGAAATGATTCTAAGGACACCCATCTGACAGTTTTGTTTGAGGATGAAGATTCATATTCTGTGGAAAAAGCAAAATTTTCTGTGACGTGTTATTTTGCAAAGCAGTTTGATGCAATCAGAAGAAAGTGTTGTCCAGATGAGCTGGACTATATCCGTTCTCTGAGTCGCTGCAAGAGATGGGGTGCCCAAGGTGGTAAGAGTAATGTCTACTTTGCCAAAACACTAGATGACAGATTTGTTATAAAGCAAGTGACCCGGACAGAGTTGGATTCATTTGAGGACTATGCTGCAGAGTACTTCAAATATTTAACAGAATCAGTATCTTCTGGAAGCCCAACCTGCCTCGCTAAAGTCCTTGGTCTTTACCAG GTTGTTGCCAAGAATTTGAGAGATGGAAAGGAGCTGAAGATGGATGTAATGGTCATGGAAAATCTTTTTTTCAAGAGGAAGGTATCAAGAATATATGACCTAAAAGGCTCGTTGCGTTCCCGCTACAACCCTGATACCTCAGGGAACAACAAGGTTCTCTTGGATCTGAATTTATTAGAGACACTTCACACAAAGCCCATTTTTCTTGGAAGCAAAGCAAAAAGAAGGCTGGAGCGAGCTGTGTGGAATGACACTTCTTTTCTGGCT TCGGTGGATGTGATGGACTACTCTCTTCTAGTTGGCATTGATGAAGAAAGTAAAGAGCTTGTGATGGGGATCATCGACTACCTTCGGCAATACACATGGGACAAACAACTAGAGACTTGGGTGAAGGCGTCAAGATTCCTGGGTGGCTCCAAAGATGTTCTGCCGACAATCATATCCCCGGATCAGTACAAGAAGAGGTTTCGGAAGGCTATGTCGAAGTACTTCTTCACTCTCCCTGACCAATGGTCACCTTGA